From a region of the Tenggerimyces flavus genome:
- a CDS encoding HelD family protein → MGRTTSSAQDEIDKEQQYVDRVYERLGGMVERAAAVGQEGRQRGLLDYTGEIKEDDYRSLFERDVLVDHAVRRLAVLDAQREGLVFGRLDQREGVVRYVGRIGVRDEEQEPLVLDWRAPAASVFYQATPVRPQGVIRRRVLRCLGQRVTGVEDDLLDPDAAPEDLVVVGDGALMAALTAARGQQMRDIVATIQQEQDLIIRAPSFGATLIGGGPGTGKTVVALHRAAYLLYTERRRISGGGVLVVGPSSVFMSYIERVLPSLGEHEATLRSLGELVDGVAATRRDSSAAAAVKGSLRMRRVLGRAVRDGAPGTPQEFRIYAGGLIRRLDARALDRVRIDVLRRGAQRNRGRAEATRTLLAALWSQGPSGRSRSEFDDEVENSAAFGAFLDAWWPMLSPSVVFGWLADPDRLGSYAKGTLSPAEVSTLLASWDGAKEPSIEDVPLLDEIDSLLGEVPRTGPEREPWDDFGDVPELKSAFDRQVRPEHSVRNDGYAHVLVDEAQDLSPMQWRMVGRRGRHGSWTIVGDPAQSSWPDAPEATSALDAALGRRERRQFTLHTNYRNSAEIFAVAGRVIRQEFPTLELPNAVRTTGISPTHVAAEESSLPSSVGAAVRGLLAEVAGTVGVIVATHRVEQAGDWLDGLDDERVSVVTALASKGLEYDGVVVVEPAEIVAESTTGIRTLYVVLTRATQRLITVGAEGVWSG, encoded by the coding sequence GTGGGGCGTACCACGTCCAGCGCGCAGGACGAGATCGACAAGGAACAGCAGTACGTCGACCGTGTGTACGAGCGCCTCGGCGGCATGGTGGAGCGAGCCGCGGCGGTCGGCCAGGAAGGCCGGCAGCGCGGGCTGCTCGACTACACCGGCGAGATCAAGGAAGACGACTACCGCAGCCTGTTCGAACGGGATGTGCTCGTCGATCACGCCGTGCGGCGGCTCGCCGTGCTCGACGCGCAGCGTGAGGGGCTGGTGTTCGGCCGCCTCGACCAGCGCGAGGGCGTCGTGCGGTACGTCGGCCGCATCGGCGTTCGCGACGAGGAGCAGGAGCCGCTCGTTCTCGACTGGCGCGCTCCCGCCGCGTCGGTGTTCTACCAGGCCACGCCGGTCCGGCCGCAGGGTGTGATCCGGCGCCGCGTGCTCCGCTGCCTCGGCCAGCGCGTCACCGGCGTCGAGGACGACCTGCTCGACCCGGACGCCGCGCCCGAGGACCTCGTGGTGGTCGGCGACGGCGCGCTGATGGCCGCGCTCACGGCTGCTCGCGGGCAGCAGATGCGCGACATCGTCGCGACCATCCAGCAGGAGCAAGACCTGATCATCCGCGCGCCGTCGTTCGGTGCGACGTTGATCGGTGGCGGCCCGGGTACGGGCAAGACGGTCGTCGCCCTGCACCGCGCCGCGTACCTGCTCTACACCGAGCGCCGCCGCATCTCCGGTGGTGGCGTGCTCGTGGTCGGGCCGTCGTCGGTGTTCATGAGCTACATCGAACGCGTGCTGCCCAGCCTCGGCGAGCACGAGGCGACGCTGCGTTCGCTCGGCGAGCTCGTCGACGGCGTGGCCGCGACCCGCCGCGACTCGTCCGCGGCGGCCGCTGTCAAGGGCTCCTTGCGCATGCGGCGCGTGCTCGGCCGGGCCGTACGCGACGGTGCGCCCGGAACCCCGCAGGAGTTCCGGATCTACGCGGGCGGGCTGATCCGCCGGCTGGACGCCCGCGCGCTCGACCGCGTCCGCATCGACGTACTCCGGCGCGGCGCGCAGCGCAACCGCGGCCGCGCCGAGGCGACGCGGACGTTGCTCGCCGCGTTGTGGAGCCAGGGGCCGTCGGGCCGGAGCCGTTCGGAGTTCGACGACGAGGTGGAGAACTCGGCTGCCTTCGGTGCGTTCTTGGACGCCTGGTGGCCGATGCTGTCGCCTTCGGTCGTGTTCGGGTGGCTGGCCGATCCCGATCGGTTGGGGTCGTACGCAAAGGGCACGCTCTCGCCTGCCGAGGTGTCGACGCTGCTCGCCTCGTGGGATGGCGCGAAAGAGCCGTCGATCGAGGATGTGCCGTTGCTCGACGAGATCGACTCGCTGCTCGGCGAGGTGCCTCGGACGGGGCCGGAGCGCGAGCCGTGGGACGACTTCGGCGATGTACCGGAGCTGAAGTCGGCGTTCGACCGCCAGGTGCGGCCGGAGCATTCGGTGCGGAACGACGGGTATGCGCACGTGCTCGTCGACGAGGCACAGGACCTGTCCCCGATGCAGTGGCGCATGGTCGGTCGGCGCGGCCGGCACGGGAGCTGGACGATCGTCGGCGACCCGGCCCAGAGCTCGTGGCCGGACGCGCCGGAGGCGACCTCGGCGTTGGACGCGGCTTTGGGTCGGCGGGAGCGGCGGCAGTTCACGTTGCACACGAACTACCGCAACTCGGCCGAGATCTTCGCGGTCGCGGGTCGCGTGATCCGGCAGGAGTTCCCGACGCTCGAGCTGCCGAATGCCGTCCGTACGACGGGCATCTCGCCGACGCACGTGGCTGCGGAGGAGTCGTCCCTGCCGTCCTCGGTCGGCGCGGCCGTTCGCGGGTTGCTCGCCGAGGTGGCGGGAACGGTCGGGGTCATCGTCGCCACCCATCGCGTCGAGCAGGCGGGCGACTGGCTGGACGGTCTCGACGACGAACGGGTGAGCGTCGTGACAGCCCTGGCCAGCAAGGGTCTCGAGTACGACGGCGTGGTGGTCGTGGAGCCTGCCGAGATCGTGGCCGAGAGCACCACGGGGATCCGGACGCTGTACGTCGTGCTGACGAGGGCCACCCAACGTCTCATCACGGTCGGCGCGGAGGGCGTCTGGAGCGGTTGA
- a CDS encoding CDP-alcohol phosphatidyltransferase family protein, translating into MTEQAQEADTTVEKVWTVPNILSFLRLAGVPLFLWLVLGPKEDGWAFIVLGIAGLTDYLDGQIARRMGQISTLGKLLDPFADRLYILAVLVGLTIRDIIPLWLVVIILARDAMMLIQILILRRFGYGPLPVHFLGKAATFALLYAFPLLLLGDGDGVLALLANVFGWAFAIWGTALYWWGGILYGVQTRTLLRAHAIDREVTP; encoded by the coding sequence GTGACCGAGCAAGCTCAGGAAGCGGACACCACCGTCGAGAAGGTGTGGACCGTTCCCAACATTCTGAGCTTCCTTCGGCTCGCCGGCGTCCCACTGTTCCTCTGGCTCGTCCTCGGCCCCAAAGAGGACGGATGGGCGTTCATCGTCCTCGGCATCGCCGGTCTCACCGACTATCTCGACGGCCAGATCGCCCGGCGGATGGGGCAGATCAGCACGCTGGGCAAGCTGCTCGACCCGTTCGCCGACCGGCTCTACATCCTCGCGGTCCTTGTCGGGTTGACGATCCGCGACATCATCCCGCTCTGGCTTGTCGTGATCATCCTCGCCCGCGACGCGATGATGCTGATCCAGATCCTCATCCTGCGCAGGTTCGGCTACGGCCCGCTGCCCGTGCACTTCCTCGGCAAGGCGGCCACGTTCGCCCTGCTGTACGCGTTCCCGCTGCTGCTCCTCGGCGACGGCGACGGCGTGCTGGCGCTGTTGGCGAACGTCTTCGGCTGGGCGTTCGCGATCTGGGGCACCGCGCTCTACTGGTGGGGCGGCATCCTCTACGGCGTCCAGACCCGCACGCTGCTCAGAGCACACGCGATAGACAGGGAAGTCACGCCATGA
- a CDS encoding sugar phosphate nucleotidyltransferase has protein sequence MAGGEGTRLRPMTTSMPKPLLPVVNKPIMEHILRLLRKHRLTETVVTVHFLGSMVRAYFGDGEDLGMRLTYATEEKPLGTAGSVKNAADALKDDTFLVISGDALTDIDLTALIAYHKKQGALATLCLTRVPEPLDFGITILDDDGRVDRFLEKPTWGQVFSDTVNTGIYVMEPELLSYVEDETSVDWSSDVFPQLLKEGAPIYGYVADGYWEDVGSHRSYLKANHDALGGEVELEIDGFEVSKGVWIGEGADVSPDAELKGPLYIGAYAKVEGGTEIREFTTVGDNVVVREGAFLHRSVIHDNAYIGPHTNLRGCVVGKNTDVMRGARIDDGAIVGDDCVIEEEAVLHPEIKVYPSKTIEAGAVVNTSVIWESRGQRALFGPRGVSGIINVEITPELVVRLTSAFATTLRKGATVVTGRDGSRAARALKRAAIAAFTSSAIDVNDLEMTATPVARLETTRSNAAGGLLIRTSAGRPDSVDLVFLDERGADLSQADQRKVERVLGRQEFRRAFPGEIGDLTFPSRTVDTYTQDLLRSADITDVADADLKVVIDAGRGTVGMVLPTLLGKLSVDAYLVNTGLDERTPTETSEQRSAAVSLLGELVASSRAAFGVRFDPLGERISLVDEKGSVIDDERALLVFVDLVAAEASGGHVALPVTTTRVAERVAAYHGVEIRWTTTASDALATAAGEPGLLLAGDGRGGFVVPEFSSAVDGFAAFVRFVGLVARTHLALSEVDARIPRAHVVRLTVPTPWATKGAVMRSALEAAEGRTVDTTDGVRVVEDDGSWALVLPDPTEAVTRVWAEAATTERATALAHRWADLATRAGR, from the coding sequence ATGGCTGGCGGAGAGGGTACGCGCCTTCGGCCGATGACGACGAGCATGCCGAAGCCGCTGTTGCCGGTCGTGAACAAGCCGATCATGGAGCACATCCTGCGGCTGCTCCGCAAGCACCGCCTCACCGAGACCGTCGTCACCGTGCACTTCCTCGGCTCGATGGTCCGCGCGTACTTCGGCGACGGCGAGGACCTCGGCATGCGCCTCACGTACGCCACCGAGGAGAAGCCCCTCGGCACCGCCGGCTCAGTCAAGAACGCCGCCGACGCGCTCAAGGACGACACGTTCCTGGTGATCTCCGGCGACGCCCTCACCGACATCGACCTCACCGCGTTGATCGCGTACCACAAGAAGCAGGGCGCCCTCGCGACGCTGTGCCTGACAAGGGTGCCCGAGCCGCTCGACTTCGGCATCACGATCCTCGACGACGACGGCCGCGTCGACCGGTTCCTGGAGAAGCCGACCTGGGGACAGGTGTTCTCCGACACGGTCAACACCGGCATCTACGTGATGGAGCCGGAGCTGCTGTCGTACGTCGAGGACGAGACCTCGGTCGACTGGTCCAGCGACGTGTTCCCCCAGCTGTTGAAGGAAGGCGCGCCGATCTACGGGTACGTCGCGGACGGCTACTGGGAGGACGTCGGCAGTCACCGCAGCTACCTCAAGGCCAACCACGACGCGCTCGGCGGCGAAGTCGAGCTGGAGATCGACGGCTTCGAGGTCTCCAAGGGCGTGTGGATCGGCGAGGGCGCGGACGTATCGCCGGACGCCGAGCTGAAGGGCCCGCTGTACATCGGCGCGTACGCCAAGGTCGAGGGCGGCACGGAGATCCGCGAGTTCACGACCGTCGGCGACAACGTCGTCGTCCGCGAGGGCGCGTTCCTGCACCGTTCGGTCATCCACGACAACGCCTACATCGGCCCGCACACCAACCTGCGTGGCTGCGTGGTCGGCAAGAACACCGACGTGATGCGCGGCGCGCGGATCGACGACGGCGCGATCGTCGGGGACGACTGTGTGATCGAGGAGGAGGCCGTTCTCCATCCGGAGATCAAGGTCTATCCGAGCAAGACGATCGAAGCCGGCGCGGTCGTCAACACCAGCGTGATCTGGGAGTCGCGCGGGCAGCGCGCGCTGTTCGGGCCGCGCGGCGTGAGCGGGATCATCAACGTCGAGATCACGCCCGAGCTGGTCGTACGCCTGACGAGCGCCTTCGCCACCACACTGCGGAAGGGTGCGACCGTCGTCACCGGACGCGACGGGTCCCGGGCGGCACGGGCCCTCAAGCGTGCCGCGATCGCGGCGTTCACGTCGTCCGCGATCGACGTGAACGACCTGGAGATGACCGCGACTCCGGTCGCCCGCCTGGAGACGACACGCAGCAATGCCGCCGGGGGGCTGTTGATCCGGACCTCCGCAGGAAGGCCCGACTCGGTCGACCTGGTGTTCCTCGACGAACGCGGCGCCGACCTCTCCCAGGCCGACCAACGCAAGGTCGAACGGGTGCTGGGCCGGCAGGAGTTCCGGCGCGCGTTCCCCGGCGAGATCGGCGACCTGACGTTCCCCTCGCGAACGGTCGACACCTACACCCAGGACCTGCTCCGCAGCGCGGACATCACCGACGTCGCCGACGCCGACCTCAAGGTCGTCATCGACGCCGGGCGGGGAACGGTCGGCATGGTGCTCCCAACCCTGCTCGGCAAGCTGTCCGTCGACGCCTACCTGGTGAACACCGGGCTGGACGAGCGGACTCCGACGGAGACCTCCGAGCAGCGTTCGGCGGCCGTGTCCCTGCTGGGTGAGCTGGTGGCTTCCTCGCGGGCGGCGTTCGGCGTGCGGTTCGACCCGCTGGGCGAACGGATCTCGCTGGTCGACGAGAAGGGCTCGGTGATCGACGACGAACGCGCGCTGCTCGTGTTCGTCGACCTGGTCGCGGCCGAGGCGTCTGGCGGGCACGTGGCGTTGCCGGTGACGACGACGCGCGTCGCCGAGCGGGTCGCGGCGTACCACGGTGTGGAGATCCGCTGGACGACGACGGCCTCCGACGCGCTGGCGACGGCGGCGGGGGAGCCCGGGTTGTTGCTGGCGGGGGACGGTCGCGGGGGCTTCGTGGTGCCGGAGTTCTCCAGCGCCGTGGACGGCTTCGCGGCGTTCGTCCGCTTCGTCGGCCTGGTGGCTCGTACGCATCTCGCGCTGTCCGAGGTCGACGCCCGCATCCCGCGCGCCCACGTCGTACGCCTGACCGTCCCCACTCCGTGGGCCACGAAGGGCGCCGTGATGCGCTCGGCGCTCGAGGCCGCGGAGGGCCGCACGGTCGACACGACCGACGGCGTCCGCGTCGTCGAGGACGACGGCTCCTGGGCCCTCGTGCTGCCGGACCCGACCGAGGCGGTCACCCGAGTCTGGGCCGAGGCGGCGACCACCGAACGAGCCACCGCGCTCGCGCATCGCTGGGCGGACCTGGCGACGCGCGCCGGACGCTAG
- a CDS encoding M48 family metalloprotease has product MRRHVDPSALATLVLQLPLVILSLGFMAAIGESAGQALLGHAGIGTAIVLVLWIASGALIFQRPVEVLLARVVGRARRPQPREHDLLQPLWNSVTRTAGVDGTRYQLWISESDEVSAAAVAGHLVLVTRAALQALPPRELAAVLAHELGHHLGGHVWAAALAYWYSLPCRILARLAVLFIRLVTVVTAAILTGLLAFTRLGFLAALFFHPLLWLCTAFMVLMYSPLIVMVVVPLALLRWCDRLGELRADGTAAELGYGHDLRRVFEIWQAQGLDEPDVPPGVRPTLGERLNALQERLFDTHPPLSKRIAALSLL; this is encoded by the coding sequence ATGCGACGGCACGTCGACCCCTCGGCGCTCGCCACGCTCGTGCTCCAGCTGCCGCTGGTGATCCTCAGCCTCGGGTTCATGGCCGCGATCGGGGAGAGCGCCGGCCAGGCACTTCTCGGCCACGCGGGCATCGGTACGGCGATCGTCCTGGTGCTGTGGATCGCGTCCGGTGCGCTGATCTTCCAGCGACCCGTCGAGGTTCTGCTCGCCAGAGTGGTCGGACGCGCCCGGCGTCCGCAGCCGCGGGAGCACGACCTGCTCCAACCGCTGTGGAACTCGGTCACCCGAACCGCCGGCGTGGACGGCACGCGATACCAGCTGTGGATCTCCGAGAGCGACGAGGTCAGCGCCGCTGCGGTCGCCGGTCACCTCGTCCTCGTGACGCGGGCCGCGCTGCAGGCGCTGCCGCCGCGCGAGCTCGCCGCCGTCCTCGCGCACGAGCTCGGGCACCATCTCGGCGGCCACGTGTGGGCTGCCGCGCTCGCGTACTGGTACTCGCTCCCCTGCCGGATCCTGGCCCGGTTGGCAGTCCTGTTCATCCGGCTCGTGACGGTCGTCACCGCCGCGATCCTCACCGGGCTGCTCGCGTTCACCCGGCTCGGATTCCTGGCGGCACTGTTCTTCCATCCGCTGCTGTGGCTCTGCACCGCCTTCATGGTGCTGATGTACTCGCCGCTCATCGTCATGGTCGTCGTCCCGCTCGCGCTGCTGCGCTGGTGCGACCGGCTCGGCGAGCTGCGGGCGGACGGCACCGCGGCGGAGCTCGGGTACGGCCACGACCTGCGGCGCGTCTTCGAGATCTGGCAGGCGCAGGGCCTCGACGAGCCCGACGTTCCGCCCGGCGTCCGGCCGACGCTCGGGGAGCGGCTGAACGCGCTGCAGGAGCGGCTGTTCGACACCCATCCGCCGTTGTCGAAGCGGATCGCGGCGCTGAGTCTGCTCTAG
- a CDS encoding tetratricopeptide repeat protein, whose product MEAASGQVPSPLGARTHDELVARLRELRVKAKKSIRETHRLVDELRQENGRGSLGFETVRRCFEYGRTRIESDLVADIAQVLLGNKLRSVEWRQVCEAIEAGAGQQSVVRVDTTFPAVDFVGRDEEIRQVLTASSGNAVVLIHGMPGTGKTALAAHCARLVERASGPARRLAVNLRGYDSASPPADPAAALDGFLRAAGISAHRFAGQSLQTRRSLLATALGDQPVVVLLDNARHADQVEPLVPTVPHSVVLVTSRHHLDLPDAVRLRLEPLTATDALELLRSQIGAELVDRAPEVAADVVELAGRNPLALRLIAGRIREYGDVTLADHRDWLVDDRERGRIEDRVELAFRSSYRQFPAAVARLLRLVSLHPGHDLDGYAAAALAGVSHTEVTEQLQSLAAASMLEPLESGRYQLHDLVRAFAAEEARRGDPPPVREAAIGRLLDYYRFAAAKAMDAYSPHDRARRPSVSPIELPVPEFADREAARAWLDAEYANLVDVADRSRAHAVDLSSILFAYLDDAAHHRDALRLHTQAETVAAGVERGRVLVNLGATSSQLGRYDDAIGFYEQALVVHRENGDRAGEGRAHGNLGITNAELGRTLEAIDHLEQAVSIHREVGNRLNEAIASGNLCHLFQLIGKYDDARAFGQHQLRVARELGHRVAEGVALGNLGNVERSEGRHELALDLHGQALAIARETGIRGQEIDGLNDLATDLRLLSRPEEAQRRHREALALATRHGNLMQQAKAHEGIGRCLLHAKDGAAARPELAEALRIYSELGVPAAGELTDLLASLS is encoded by the coding sequence ATGGAAGCCGCATCCGGGCAGGTCCCCAGCCCCCTCGGCGCACGGACCCACGACGAGTTGGTCGCCCGGCTCCGAGAACTGCGCGTCAAGGCCAAGAAGTCGATCCGTGAGACCCACCGACTGGTCGACGAGCTCCGGCAGGAGAACGGTCGGGGCTCGCTCGGCTTCGAGACCGTCCGGCGTTGTTTCGAGTACGGCCGTACGCGGATCGAGTCCGACCTCGTCGCCGACATCGCCCAGGTGCTGCTGGGCAACAAGCTGCGCAGCGTGGAGTGGCGGCAGGTCTGCGAGGCGATCGAAGCCGGCGCGGGACAGCAGTCGGTCGTCCGGGTCGACACCACGTTCCCGGCCGTCGACTTCGTCGGGCGAGACGAGGAGATCCGGCAGGTCCTGACAGCCTCCAGCGGGAACGCGGTCGTGCTGATCCACGGCATGCCCGGCACCGGCAAGACCGCGCTCGCGGCACACTGCGCGCGGCTCGTCGAGCGGGCATCGGGGCCGGCGCGTCGGCTCGCGGTGAACCTGCGCGGGTACGACAGCGCGAGCCCACCGGCCGACCCGGCGGCCGCGTTGGACGGGTTCCTCCGCGCCGCGGGGATCAGCGCACACCGGTTCGCCGGGCAGTCGTTGCAGACGCGCCGCTCGCTGCTGGCCACCGCACTCGGCGACCAGCCGGTCGTCGTGCTCCTCGACAACGCCCGGCACGCCGACCAGGTCGAACCGCTGGTCCCCACCGTTCCCCACAGCGTGGTGCTGGTCACCAGCCGGCACCACCTCGACCTTCCCGACGCCGTACGACTGCGGCTCGAGCCACTCACCGCGACCGACGCGCTGGAGCTGCTCCGGTCCCAGATCGGCGCCGAATTGGTCGACCGGGCGCCGGAGGTCGCCGCGGACGTCGTCGAGCTTGCCGGGCGCAATCCCCTGGCGCTGCGGCTCATCGCCGGCCGGATCCGCGAGTACGGCGACGTCACCCTCGCCGACCATCGCGACTGGCTGGTCGACGACCGGGAGCGGGGCCGGATCGAGGACCGGGTGGAGCTGGCGTTCCGCTCGTCGTACCGGCAGTTCCCGGCCGCGGTCGCCCGGCTGCTGCGGCTGGTGTCGTTGCATCCGGGACACGATCTCGACGGCTACGCGGCCGCCGCGTTGGCCGGCGTCTCGCACACCGAGGTGACTGAACAGCTCCAGAGCCTCGCCGCGGCCAGCATGCTCGAGCCGCTCGAGTCCGGCCGCTACCAGCTGCACGACCTGGTGCGCGCGTTCGCCGCCGAGGAGGCACGACGCGGCGACCCGCCGCCCGTTCGGGAAGCGGCGATCGGACGGCTCCTGGACTACTACCGGTTCGCGGCGGCGAAGGCGATGGACGCGTACTCACCCCACGACCGCGCCCGGCGGCCGTCAGTGTCGCCGATCGAGCTCCCGGTGCCCGAGTTCGCCGACCGCGAGGCCGCCCGTGCCTGGCTCGACGCCGAGTACGCGAACCTGGTCGACGTCGCCGATCGGTCGCGGGCACACGCCGTGGATCTGTCCAGCATCCTGTTCGCGTACCTCGACGACGCCGCCCACCACCGCGACGCCCTCCGGCTGCACACGCAGGCCGAGACCGTCGCCGCAGGCGTCGAACGCGGCCGCGTCCTCGTCAACCTCGGCGCGACCTCGTCGCAGCTCGGCCGGTACGACGACGCCATCGGGTTCTACGAACAGGCCCTCGTCGTCCACCGCGAGAACGGCGACCGGGCCGGCGAGGGCAGGGCGCACGGCAATCTCGGCATCACCAACGCCGAGCTCGGCCGCACCCTCGAGGCGATCGACCACCTCGAGCAAGCCGTATCGATCCATCGCGAGGTCGGCAACCGCCTCAACGAGGCGATCGCGAGCGGCAACCTCTGCCACCTGTTCCAGCTGATCGGCAAGTACGACGACGCGAGAGCGTTCGGCCAGCATCAGCTCAGGGTCGCCAGGGAGCTCGGGCATCGCGTGGCCGAAGGCGTCGCGCTCGGCAACCTCGGCAACGTCGAGCGCAGCGAAGGTCGCCACGAGCTCGCGCTCGACCTGCACGGACAGGCGCTCGCCATCGCCCGCGAGACCGGCATCCGCGGCCAGGAGATCGACGGGCTGAACGACCTCGCCACCGATCTCCGCCTGCTCTCCCGCCCCGAAGAGGCCCAGCGCCGCCACCGCGAGGCACTGGCTCTGGCAACGCGGCACGGCAACCTGATGCAGCAGGCCAAGGCTCATGAGGGGATCGGCCGCTGCCTGCTCCATGCCAAGGATGGTGCCGCCGCGCGGCCTGAGCTCGCCGAGGCCCTGCGCATCTATAGCGAGCTCGGGGTGCCCGCGGCGGGCGAGCTTACCGACCTGTTGGCGTCGCTGAGCTAG
- a CDS encoding CDP-alcohol phosphatidyltransferase family protein has protein sequence MTSIWTGPVAWAATQTALLAALMAAGLGVVAGVAGTTYAVVVAGLLIVGLRRSGRAALGPADHVTEARTLLVGLVTALIVESFTGPVSVPLLVSMAAVALALDAVDGRVARRTGTASSFGARFDIEADSFLALVLAVYVAGTLGPWVLAIGLMRYLFLAAGYAMPWLNAPLPVNRLRKLIGAMQGIVLVVAAAGIVPTPVMLAITAFSLAAQLFSFGRDVIWLRRTALHA, from the coding sequence ATGACGTCAATCTGGACCGGTCCGGTCGCCTGGGCTGCCACCCAGACCGCCCTGCTCGCCGCGCTGATGGCGGCGGGGCTCGGGGTGGTCGCGGGTGTCGCCGGGACCACGTACGCGGTCGTCGTTGCCGGGCTGCTGATCGTGGGGCTGCGCCGTTCGGGGCGCGCGGCCCTCGGCCCAGCGGACCACGTGACCGAGGCGCGGACGCTGCTCGTCGGGCTCGTGACGGCCCTGATCGTGGAGTCGTTCACCGGACCGGTGTCCGTACCTCTGCTGGTTTCCATGGCCGCGGTGGCGCTGGCGTTGGACGCGGTCGACGGACGGGTGGCGCGGCGTACGGGGACGGCCTCGTCGTTCGGCGCGCGCTTCGACATCGAGGCCGACTCGTTCCTCGCGCTGGTGCTGGCCGTCTACGTGGCCGGCACGCTCGGCCCATGGGTGCTGGCGATCGGCCTGATGCGCTACCTGTTCCTCGCCGCCGGCTACGCGATGCCCTGGCTGAACGCGCCGCTGCCGGTGAACCGGCTGCGCAAGCTGATCGGCGCCATGCAGGGCATCGTGCTGGTGGTGGCCGCGGCCGGCATCGTTCCGACGCCCGTCATGCTCGCCATCACCGCCTTCTCCCTGGCCGCCCAGCTCTTCTCCTTCGGCCGCGACGTGATCTGGCTGCGCCGGACGGCACTTCACGCCTGA
- a CDS encoding class I SAM-dependent methyltransferase produces MSDDARAAAGSRPDSAGDPSQAWLELAPDYERARTKEDSLDRLVEWPAQRELLGDVTGRSVLDLGCSNGGKLAELVHDGAVASVGVDVSANFLGDPPAGVEFIRGDLSELDAVPGLAGRTFDRILFLQSFGYAKDPVRTLQAARAMLADDGFILLTKTQPIRYAVEQAEQNGTSLGEEYFSTAPFSYVSGWNEQITLTKRPYTISDLINVFSAAGLWIETAIEPQLSEDARCRYPHKQEWMNKYLGILIFKLRPHPGP; encoded by the coding sequence ATGTCAGACGACGCACGGGCGGCGGCGGGTTCTCGCCCGGACAGTGCTGGGGATCCGAGTCAGGCGTGGCTGGAACTCGCTCCAGACTACGAGCGGGCCCGAACCAAGGAGGACTCACTGGATCGGCTCGTCGAGTGGCCTGCGCAGCGAGAGCTGCTGGGTGATGTCACCGGACGGTCGGTGCTCGATCTCGGTTGCAGCAACGGCGGCAAGCTCGCCGAGCTCGTTCACGACGGCGCGGTCGCGTCCGTGGGGGTCGACGTCAGTGCGAACTTCCTCGGTGACCCGCCAGCTGGCGTGGAGTTCATCCGAGGCGATCTCTCGGAGCTGGACGCGGTGCCCGGGCTTGCCGGACGCACGTTCGACCGGATCTTGTTTCTGCAATCCTTCGGCTACGCGAAGGATCCCGTCCGCACCCTGCAGGCAGCGCGCGCGATGCTGGCCGACGATGGGTTCATCTTGCTGACCAAGACACAACCGATCCGCTACGCCGTCGAACAGGCCGAACAGAACGGAACCTCCTTGGGCGAGGAGTACTTCTCCACCGCCCCGTTCTCGTACGTCAGCGGCTGGAACGAGCAGATCACCCTCACCAAGCGTCCGTACACGATCTCCGACCTGATCAACGTGTTCAGTGCTGCGGGACTGTGGATCGAGACCGCGATCGAGCCCCAACTCTCCGAGGACGCCCGGTGCCGCTACCCGCACAAGCAGGAGTGGATGAACAAGTACCTCGGCATCCTGATCTTCAAGCTCCGGCCCCACCCCGGCCCCTAG